The Tenebrio molitor chromosome 3, icTenMoli1.1, whole genome shotgun sequence genome contains a region encoding:
- the LOC138127253 gene encoding uncharacterized protein — protein sequence MATEEISDQLNGQKIKDNQDINILLLGETGVGKSTFINAIANYFHFESFKKASKADKPQILIPTMFTLTDEHCESVTISEGSDKNELQEYGAVATQDVKTYVFPIGEGQTKLRLIDSPGMGDPRGIQQDDINCENILAYLSQLQQLHAICFLMKPTSTRRTVLFEYCVYQLLSRLEKSASKNIIFIFTNTRGTNYTPGDTLSCLKTIIDKIKARPTYVNIPLKDNVFSLDNEAFRFLVAIKNGFKFEADVQERFAESWKKSSTECWRLISYIVGDASRDPIKPHQLANTFSINEARRIIGQLSQPLVDISQLIHENILILEKHKSNLQMENQSLAELKKNLYIPIIDLEVTHLTQPVTVCTSAKCADLVKVGNTLKWHYRQRCHDPCDCNLNSVKEILSDSNLIGCAAMSERTCTQCTCDFSVHMHVYYLTKTCVVQIVDDVVKNNIHRKEEALQESQRLMREIDRRKEELEEEREVIIRSRAQFANFLQHNAIFPLIPNDSYKAYIEYLITREKTHGRDEDLEMINSLEQLLKQYTEFKAAFDTSLQVNEQLGLNPVVTVQAVTQAINQLYQLKHNGQKIHEMMKKQKASRYSEYKENCEYVHLTSSAPFVGKEKKNVYLFELMILVIGILLFHIPLFYYCSWGFNCIRNFELLIGFFSLFFYFIRGKREENGYFFELMILVIGILLFSVMGYRIFFNYIYLSYQLSRI from the exons ATGGCTACAGAAGAAATATCTGATCAACTCAatggtcaaaaaataaaagataacCAAGatataaacattttgttattGGGCGAAACAGGTGTTGGGAAGTCGACTTTTATCAATGCCATCGCCAACTACTTCCACTTTGAGAGTTTCAAAAAAGCCTCCAAAGCAGACAAACCCCAGATCCTCATCCCAACTATGTTCACACTGACGGACGAACACTGCGAATCAGTCACCATCAGCGAGGGTTCGGATAAAAATGAGTTGCAAGAATATGGGGCTGTGGCGACTCAGGACGTGAAGACTTACGTCTTTCCGATAGGAGAAGGTCAGACTAAACTGAGACTGATTGATTCACCGGGAATGGGCGATCCGAGAGGGATCCAGCAGGATGATATCAACTGCGAAAATATTTTGGCCTATTTGTCACAATTGCAACAGCTCCACGCCATTTGTTTCTTGATGAAGCCAACAAGCACAAGAAGAACTGTTCTGTTCGAATATTGCGTATACCAGCTATTGTCCAGATTGGAGAAGTCCGCAAGCAAAAACATCATCTTCATTTTTACCAACACCAGAGGGACTAATTATACTCCAGGTGACACGTTGTCATGTTTGAAAACGATTATCGACAAGATTAAGGCCAGACCAACATATGTAAATATTCCACTCAAGGACAATGTTTTCTCGCTGGACAATGAGGCCTTCCGTTTCTTGGTGGCtataaaaaatggttttaaatTCGAAGCAGATGTGCAAGAACGATTTGCTGAAAGCTGGAAGAAGTCATCCACGGAGTGTTGGAG GTTGATTTCGTACATTGTTGGAGATGCTTCACGTGATCCGATAAAACCTCACCAGTTAGCAAATACGTTCAGTATTAATGAAGCAAGAAGAATCATTGGTCAGCTCTCTCAACCTCTGGTTGACATCTCTCAGCTGATCCATGAGAACATACTAATTTTGGAGAAACACAAAAGCAACTTGCAAATGGAGAATCAGAGTTTAGCTGAGTTGAAGAAGAATTTGTATATTCCAATTATTGACTTGGAGGTAACTCACCTCACACAACCTGTTACCGTTTGCACCAGTGCGAAGTGTGCCGATTTGGTAAAG GTTGGGAATACCCTAAAATGGCATTACCGTCAGAGATGTCACGATCCTTGTGACTGTAACTTGAATTCCGTCAAGGAAATTCTTAGTGACTCGAATTTGATAGGTTGTGCAGCAATGAGCGAAAGAACATGCACGCAGTGCACCTGTGATTTCTCTGTCCATATGCACGTCTACTATTTGACAAAAACCTGTGTTGTTCAGATTGTTGATGACGTTGTTAAGAACAATATACACAGGAAGGAAGAAGCGCTTCAAGAAAGCCAGAGATTAATGAGAGAAATAGACAGAAGGAAGGAAGAATTAGAAGAAGAACGAGAGGTCATCATTAGAAGTAGAGCACAGTTTGCCAATTTTTTGCAACATAACGCCATTTTCCCTTTAATCCCTAATGATTCCTATAAAGCTTACATCGAGTATTTGATAACACG TGAAAAGACTCATGGACGTGATGAGGATTTGGAAATGATCAATAGCTTGGAGCAGCTGTTGAAGCAATATACTGAGTTCAAAGCGGCGTTCGATACTAGTCTTCAGGTTAACGAGCAGTTGGGACTCAATCCTGTAGTGACGGTTCAAGCTGTCACACAGGCCATTAATCAACTATATCAACTGAAGCATAACGGGCAGAAAATTCATGAAATGATGAAGAAGCAGAAAGCATCGAGATATTCCGAATACAAGGAAAATTGCGAATATGTGCATCTAACATCTTCGGCGCCATTCGTgggaaaagagaagaaaaatgtaTATCTTTTTGAGTTAATGATTTTAGTCATAGGTATTTTACTTTTTCACATTCcactattttattattgttcttGGGGCTTCAATTGTATTCGTAATTTTGAATTGCTTATAgggtttttttctttgtttttttatttcattcgtgggaaaagagaagaaaatgGATATTTTTTTGAGTTAATGATTTTAGTGATAggtattttacttttttccgTCATGGGGtacagaatattttttaattacatatacTTATCTTATCAGTTATCacgtatttaa